The following coding sequences are from one Microbacterium sp. SORGH_AS_0969 window:
- a CDS encoding siderophore-interacting protein: protein MSGERMPGVAADAAAGASRSGGDRMPSGAGTRGVPAASTGPDDAASAAPRPWEYSAFPVTVARREMLSPNFVRLTFSGDALQHFAPWGLDQRIKLVLPLPGGGLAEFGLLDDPTPHPSDWYTRWKALPPDERNVLRTYTPAAIRPEAGEIDVDIYLHSPDGPASRWARGARVGETLVITGPDVRNGWTGYGIHWQPPEQYTSFLLVADETAIPAVRGIAASLPPAARGIAIVEIGDHADDLTVAGLSPQVDVRVVGRGETEAAVRAWATPDVAVAWLAGESGVVTASRRVLVRELGVPRERVAFLGYWREGGALVD from the coding sequence GTGAGCGGGGAGCGGATGCCGGGAGTCGCGGCGGACGCGGCGGCGGGGGCTTCCCGCTCGGGCGGCGACCGGATGCCGTCGGGCGCCGGGACGAGAGGGGTCCCCGCGGCTTCCACGGGCCCCGACGACGCGGCATCCGCTGCTCCCCGCCCGTGGGAATACAGCGCCTTCCCCGTGACTGTGGCCCGACGCGAGATGCTCTCCCCGAACTTCGTGCGACTCACCTTCTCGGGCGACGCGCTGCAGCACTTCGCGCCGTGGGGCCTCGATCAACGCATCAAGCTCGTCCTGCCCCTGCCGGGCGGAGGGCTCGCCGAGTTCGGCCTTCTCGACGACCCCACGCCGCACCCGTCGGACTGGTACACGCGGTGGAAGGCGCTGCCGCCGGACGAACGCAACGTCCTGCGCACGTACACGCCCGCCGCGATCCGCCCCGAGGCAGGCGAGATCGACGTGGACATCTACCTGCACTCCCCCGACGGCCCCGCCTCGCGATGGGCGCGCGGCGCGCGCGTGGGAGAGACGCTCGTGATCACGGGCCCCGACGTCCGCAACGGATGGACGGGATACGGCATCCATTGGCAGCCGCCCGAGCAGTACACCTCGTTCCTGCTGGTCGCGGACGAGACGGCGATCCCCGCCGTACGCGGCATCGCGGCGTCGCTGCCACCCGCCGCACGCGGCATCGCGATCGTCGAGATCGGCGACCACGCCGACGACCTCACCGTCGCGGGCCTGAGCCCTCAGGTCGACGTGCGCGTCGTCGGGCGCGGCGAGACCGAGGCCGCCGTGCGCGCGTGGGCCACGCCCGACGTCGCCGTCGCGTGGCTCGCCGGAGAATCGGGCGTCGTCACGGCCTCGCGACGCGTGCTGGTCCGCGAGCTCGGCGTGCCGCGCGAGCGCGTCGCCTTCCTCGGCTACTGGCGCGAGGGCGGAGCGCTGGTGGACTGA
- a CDS encoding amidase family protein: MNALRFAPAPIVVKGTLVRRTMLVSGVAAVTAAALVFGAVAPAHAETDSVSYAAPAYQRGELTGDAKVDRDDLTVLMTAVGRKAGDPGWDAVAAADADQDGAITVTDVAALSKQFIYDDDPFELQETDVVAIQKAMTAGTLTSQELTAQYLRRIAAYDRTAGLDPRDPDAALESIIATNPTAMAEAAALDAERAATGPRSILHGIPVIAKDNINLAGLATTAGCACLADNVTSTDAEAITRLKAMGAIVIAKANLSEFAMSTVVSNSSYGNTKNAYGFDLPPGGSSGGTGASVSANLGAVGLGTDTGGSVRVPSSYNALVGIRPTVGLVSREGVLPLDEYRDTIGPMTRTVSDAALSLDALAEASPGEHAIAPEAFRKPVSYASSLDPNALQGVRVGYLVDRGPTDAQTGDFQLVAAARADLEAAGATVVDIASFDPVAGGRMEDIHGSKTFTHGVDVYLDTYYRPGYTFADLAQKVTDAEAAGHPLSSWPAEVVREFASTTTEEREAAYGPFRAGQKAVQDRIDQLMRENDLDALIYPSTGAPDLLSGFNNLISAASGYPAISVPMGATDVDLPEGTILGIHRGLEFLGAPYAEDRLIGFAYAYEQQTHHRQAPSLFPDLPTEP, translated from the coding sequence ATGAACGCTCTCCGCTTCGCCCCCGCCCCGATCGTGGTGAAGGGAACACTCGTGAGAAGGACGATGCTCGTTTCCGGGGTGGCCGCCGTCACCGCGGCGGCGCTGGTGTTCGGGGCGGTCGCGCCGGCGCACGCCGAGACCGACTCGGTCAGCTATGCGGCTCCCGCCTACCAGCGCGGCGAACTCACTGGCGACGCGAAGGTCGACCGCGACGACCTGACCGTGCTGATGACCGCCGTCGGGCGGAAGGCCGGTGATCCCGGATGGGATGCCGTCGCCGCGGCGGACGCTGATCAGGACGGTGCGATCACGGTGACCGACGTCGCCGCGCTCTCGAAGCAGTTCATCTACGACGACGACCCCTTCGAGCTGCAGGAGACCGACGTCGTCGCGATCCAGAAGGCGATGACGGCCGGGACGCTCACCTCCCAGGAGCTGACGGCGCAGTATCTGCGCCGCATCGCCGCCTACGACCGCACGGCCGGGCTCGACCCCCGCGACCCGGACGCGGCGCTCGAGTCCATCATCGCGACGAACCCGACGGCCATGGCCGAGGCTGCGGCTCTCGACGCGGAGCGGGCAGCGACCGGGCCGCGCAGCATCCTGCACGGCATCCCGGTCATCGCGAAAGACAACATCAACCTGGCTGGGCTCGCCACCACCGCGGGGTGCGCCTGCCTGGCCGACAACGTGACCTCGACGGACGCCGAGGCCATCACGCGGCTGAAGGCGATGGGGGCGATCGTGATCGCGAAGGCCAACCTGTCGGAGTTCGCGATGTCGACCGTCGTGTCGAACAGCTCGTACGGCAACACCAAGAACGCCTACGGTTTCGATCTGCCCCCGGGCGGGTCGAGCGGCGGCACCGGTGCTTCGGTCTCGGCCAACCTCGGAGCGGTGGGGCTCGGCACCGACACCGGCGGCTCGGTACGAGTCCCCTCGTCGTACAACGCCCTCGTCGGCATCCGTCCGACCGTCGGGCTCGTCAGTCGCGAGGGGGTCCTTCCCCTCGACGAGTACCGGGACACCATCGGTCCCATGACACGCACGGTCTCGGATGCCGCGCTGTCGCTCGACGCGCTGGCGGAGGCTTCGCCCGGCGAGCACGCGATCGCTCCGGAGGCGTTCCGCAAGCCCGTCTCGTACGCGAGCAGCCTCGATCCGAACGCTCTTCAGGGCGTCCGCGTCGGCTACCTCGTGGACCGAGGACCCACGGACGCGCAGACCGGGGACTTCCAGCTCGTCGCCGCGGCGCGTGCCGACCTGGAGGCCGCCGGCGCCACGGTCGTCGACATCGCCTCGTTCGACCCGGTCGCTGGCGGCCGGATGGAGGACATCCACGGGAGCAAGACCTTCACCCACGGAGTCGACGTGTACCTCGACACCTACTACCGACCCGGCTACACATTCGCCGACCTGGCGCAGAAGGTCACCGATGCCGAAGCGGCGGGGCATCCGCTCTCGAGCTGGCCGGCGGAGGTCGTGCGAGAGTTCGCCTCGACGACCACGGAGGAGCGCGAGGCGGCCTACGGCCCCTTCCGTGCGGGGCAGAAGGCGGTCCAGGATCGAATCGACCAGCTCATGCGGGAGAACGACCTCGACGCGCTCATCTATCCGAGCACCGGCGCCCCCGACCTCCTCTCGGGCTTCAACAATCTCATCAGCGCGGCCAGCGGCTACCCGGCGATCTCGGTGCCCATGGGGGCCACCGACGTCGACCTGCCAGAGGGGACGATCCTGGGGATCCACCGCGGTCTCGAGTTCCTCGGCGCGCCCTATGCCGAGGACCGCCTGATCGGCTTCGCGTACGCGTACGAGCAGCAGACCCACCACAGGCAGGCGCCCTCGCTGTTCCCCGATCTGCCGACCGAGCCCTGA
- a CDS encoding cohesin domain-containing protein, which translates to MPRLRSRWLVLLLSTIAATALLGSATPAAIAAESSPSLTATLSDTGGASGDPVALDLGVTGAADLYAATVRVTYDADRVVLDPAAVTSDFPGMFSVSGVEGAIDFTVTRLGTSSGRTGDVPLGSLGFVATGPGEALLRIDEVTIIDSALVGTTLTPAIGLGYTVAPSSSAPEPSAPGAPPTISVTGQGSGVSRGGDRTFRGSAPQSSAAPTATSPRITASSLTPRVGETITLTARGLTPDAAYRVGLDSDSIRLGEVTADETGSFVLAATIPETAPTGQHEIVVLSRGLAVTTLPITIRAADEAASAPRSSASPSVGAAGVTNEATADAAPVSADSTSALVWALIAVVVLLGAAAIVLMRRRFHRAAGDDGGRG; encoded by the coding sequence ATGCCGCGACTCCGAAGCCGCTGGCTCGTCCTCCTGCTGTCGACGATCGCGGCGACCGCGCTCCTCGGCTCCGCGACACCCGCCGCGATCGCTGCTGAGTCCTCCCCGTCGCTGACGGCGACGCTGTCCGACACGGGCGGCGCGTCGGGGGATCCGGTCGCACTCGACCTGGGAGTGACCGGGGCAGCCGACCTCTACGCCGCGACGGTGCGCGTCACCTACGACGCCGACCGTGTCGTTCTCGACCCCGCCGCGGTGACGTCGGACTTCCCGGGCATGTTCAGCGTGTCGGGCGTCGAGGGGGCGATCGACTTCACCGTGACGCGTCTGGGAACCTCGAGCGGCCGAACGGGCGACGTTCCCCTGGGGTCGCTGGGCTTCGTGGCCACGGGGCCGGGAGAAGCACTCCTCCGCATCGACGAGGTCACGATCATCGACTCCGCCCTGGTCGGCACGACGCTCACGCCCGCCATCGGCCTGGGCTACACGGTCGCCCCCTCGTCGTCGGCGCCGGAGCCGTCCGCGCCGGGCGCACCGCCGACCATCTCGGTGACGGGGCAGGGCTCGGGCGTGTCGCGCGGCGGGGACAGGACGTTCCGCGGCTCGGCTCCGCAGTCGTCCGCGGCCCCGACCGCGACATCGCCGAGGATCACGGCGTCATCGCTCACCCCGCGGGTCGGCGAGACGATCACCCTGACCGCCCGCGGACTCACCCCCGATGCCGCGTACCGTGTCGGACTGGACTCCGACTCGATCCGCCTGGGTGAGGTCACCGCGGATGAGACCGGATCGTTCGTCCTGGCGGCGACGATCCCCGAGACCGCCCCCACCGGGCAGCACGAGATCGTCGTCCTCTCGCGGGGGCTCGCGGTGACGACGCTCCCGATCACGATCCGCGCGGCGGACGAAGCGGCATCCGCCCCGCGGAGTTCGGCCAGCCCCTCCGTCGGAGCCGCCGGTGTCACGAACGAGGCGACCGCCGACGCCGCGCCGGTGTCCGCGGACTCGACGTCCGCGCTGGTGTGGGCGCTCATCGCGGTCGTCGTCCTGCTCGGCGCGGCCGCGATCGTGCTCATGAGGCGACGGTTCCATCGCGCCGCAGGCGATGACGGGGGTCGGGGATGA
- the poxB gene encoding ubiquinone-dependent pyruvate dehydrogenase — MTTVAENIVASLRRHNIERVYGLPGDSLNGFTDAIRRDGVIRWQHVRHEEGAAFAAAAEAELTGELTVCAGSCGPGNLHLINGLYDANRSRVPVLAIAAHIPTAEIGTNYFQETHPQELFRECSVYVEYVADPVQMPRLLEIAMREAIEKRGVAVLVIPGDVLLAKAKNERVVAIERATPRILPSEEELRRTAEVLNAAQKVTILAGAGVAGAHDEVVELAERLRAPVVHALRGKEHIEWENPYDVGMTGLLGFSSGYRAMEDADVVLMLGTDFPYPQFYPQHATHIQVDIRGAQLGRRHPVDIGLVGTVRDTVQALLPLLTEGKSSRHADDAREHYRKTRAKLDDLAVPTGRGKPLHPQFVARTLDRLAEDDAVFIPDVGSPVVWAARYLTMTRDRRLIGSFSHGTMANAVSHAIGAQSAFPDRQVIALAGDGGLAMLLGELITIVQNELPVKVVVFDNSSLNFVELEMKAAGFVTFGTDLKNPDFAAVAEAIGLKGFRVDDADDLEGALSAALAHDGPALVSVKTARQELSMPPSVTLEQAKGFTLYAIRTVLSGRGDELIDLAATNFRQLF; from the coding sequence GTGACCACCGTCGCTGAGAACATCGTCGCCTCCCTCCGCCGCCACAACATCGAACGGGTCTATGGCCTCCCCGGCGATTCGCTGAACGGCTTCACGGATGCCATCCGCCGAGACGGCGTGATCCGGTGGCAGCACGTGCGGCACGAGGAGGGAGCGGCTTTCGCGGCCGCGGCCGAGGCCGAGTTGACCGGCGAGCTCACGGTGTGCGCGGGTAGCTGCGGGCCGGGAAACCTCCACCTCATCAACGGTCTCTACGACGCCAACCGCTCGAGGGTTCCGGTCCTGGCGATCGCCGCGCACATCCCGACGGCCGAGATCGGCACGAACTACTTCCAGGAGACGCACCCGCAGGAGTTGTTCCGCGAGTGCTCCGTCTACGTCGAGTACGTCGCCGACCCCGTGCAGATGCCGCGCCTGCTCGAGATCGCGATGCGCGAGGCGATCGAGAAGCGCGGGGTCGCGGTGCTCGTCATCCCCGGAGACGTGCTGCTGGCGAAGGCCAAGAACGAGCGGGTCGTCGCGATCGAGCGCGCGACCCCTCGCATCCTTCCCTCTGAAGAGGAGCTTCGACGCACGGCCGAGGTGCTCAACGCCGCCCAGAAGGTCACGATCCTCGCGGGCGCGGGCGTCGCGGGGGCGCACGACGAGGTCGTCGAACTCGCCGAGCGTCTGCGGGCGCCCGTCGTGCACGCCCTGCGCGGCAAGGAGCACATCGAATGGGAGAACCCGTACGACGTCGGGATGACCGGACTCCTCGGCTTCTCGTCGGGCTACCGCGCGATGGAAGACGCCGACGTGGTGCTCATGCTCGGCACCGACTTCCCGTACCCGCAGTTCTACCCTCAGCACGCCACGCACATCCAGGTCGACATCCGGGGTGCGCAGCTGGGCCGGCGGCATCCGGTCGACATCGGCCTGGTCGGCACCGTCCGCGACACGGTCCAGGCGCTGCTGCCGCTGCTGACCGAGGGGAAGTCCTCGCGGCACGCCGACGACGCGCGCGAGCACTACCGCAAGACGCGCGCGAAGCTCGACGACCTCGCCGTGCCGACGGGTCGCGGAAAGCCGCTGCACCCGCAGTTCGTCGCGCGGACGCTCGACCGCCTCGCCGAGGACGACGCCGTCTTCATCCCCGACGTCGGCTCGCCCGTGGTGTGGGCCGCGCGCTACCTCACGATGACGCGCGATCGTCGCCTGATCGGGTCGTTCTCGCACGGCACGATGGCCAACGCCGTCTCGCACGCGATCGGAGCGCAGTCGGCGTTCCCCGACCGGCAGGTCATCGCCCTCGCCGGTGACGGCGGCCTCGCGATGCTCCTCGGCGAGCTCATCACGATCGTGCAGAACGAGCTGCCCGTGAAGGTCGTCGTCTTCGACAACTCCTCGTTGAACTTCGTCGAGCTCGAGATGAAGGCCGCGGGCTTCGTCACCTTCGGCACCGACCTGAAGAACCCCGACTTCGCGGCTGTTGCCGAAGCGATCGGGCTCAAGGGCTTCCGCGTGGACGACGCGGACGATCTCGAGGGCGCGCTGTCCGCCGCTCTCGCGCACGATGGGCCCGCGCTGGTCTCGGTGAAGACCGCGCGGCAGGAGCTGTCCATGCCGCCGTCCGTCACCCTCGAGCAGGCCAAGGGCTTCACCCTCTACGCGATCCGCACGGTGCTCTCGGGGCGCGGCGACGAGCTGATCGACCTCGCCGCGACGAACTTCCGGCAGCTGTTCTGA
- a CDS encoding helix-turn-helix transcriptional regulator, giving the protein MLYLRGDWLDDGVAARIADRPTLTKAPAQTAAQRVHAALAHPGDEMAAEHWLLTVRDAVLAHAGSSAPARRDAPLARHLRAMLDDRYTESFTIAEAAAELGAHPSHLVRVFSATYGIAPHRYLVGRRVDAARRLLGEGCRPADVAARTGFHDQAHLARHFRRVWGVTPGAIRAA; this is encoded by the coding sequence GTGCTGTATCTCCGGGGCGACTGGCTCGACGACGGCGTCGCCGCGCGGATCGCGGATCGCCCCACGCTCACGAAGGCCCCGGCGCAGACCGCCGCGCAGCGCGTGCACGCGGCTCTCGCCCATCCCGGCGACGAGATGGCCGCGGAGCATTGGCTGCTCACCGTCCGCGACGCCGTGCTCGCGCACGCTGGGTCATCGGCACCGGCGCGCCGAGACGCGCCGCTCGCCCGGCACCTGCGCGCGATGCTCGACGACCGCTACACCGAGTCGTTCACCATCGCCGAGGCCGCGGCAGAGCTCGGCGCCCACCCCAGCCACCTCGTCCGGGTGTTCTCTGCCACGTACGGCATCGCTCCGCACCGCTACCTCGTCGGCCGCCGGGTCGACGCCGCACGTCGTCTGCTGGGGGAGGGATGCCGGCCGGCCGATGTCGCGGCCCGCACCGGCTTCCACGACCAGGCGCACCTCGCTCGGCACTTCCGCCGCGTGTGGGGTGTGACGCCGGGCGCGATCCGCGCGGCCTAG